A window of Myxococcales bacterium genomic DNA:
AAAATTGTCATTATAAAGTGTTACAAATGGATACAATCGGTGATTTATTAAAAATTGGAAACCATAGATAAATAAGCGAAAATTATTCGTTCCGGCAAATCCGGCGGAGGATTCGGCGGAAAGGTGAAATCGCGGCTGCTAAGCCGCTCTTACAGTCGCCGGCTAGTCACCGGGGCTTCCGTTGTGGTTACCGGCTGGCGCACGGAAAGACGGCGAGGATTTTTATCGCGGCTGCTAAGCCGCTCTTACATTAGTTAAGTCGCTGGCGCTCCCAGTTTGGGTTCCGGCTGGCGAACGGAAAGACGGCGTAGGGTTTTTATCGCGGCTGCTAAGCCGCTCTTACAGTGGACGCAGTCGGTGATACCGATGTGGGATCCGATGTACCAGATAAGGCCGGGATAAAGCGGGAAATAAAAAAACAAGGGCGCCTCGCGGGAGGCGCCCTTGGACATCGTCAATCGAGTGAATCAGCAGCCGCAGCCGCTGTCGTCGTCATTGTCATCGTCGTCCGAAGCGTCGTCATCAGCCGCGTCGTCGTCCGCCGAATCATCGTCGGTCGAATCGTCGTCGGCCGCGTCGTCATCGGCCGCGTCGTCATCGGCCGCGTCGTCGTCGGTCGCGTCGTCGTCGGTCGCGTCGTCGTCGGCGGCGTCGTCGTCGGTCGAATCGTTGTCGTCGTTGTCGTCGTTATCGTCGTTGTCGTCGTCGTCATCGTCCGAGGTGGTGGTGATGGAGAGCGGGCCGAAGTCGGCGTCGTTGGTGCCCCAGCTTTCGAAGTGCAATTTGTAATAGTAGGTGGTGTCCGGATCGAGCCCTTCGTCGACGTACGTGTACGGGCTCGCGTTGCCGGGCAGATAGCCGTCATTGACCGCCGCGTAGGTGCCGTTTTCCTCGAGCGACCGCATCACCTGCCAGCCGTGCGGCGAATTCTCGGCCACGGAACCCCAAGCGACCGTCACGGCGGTGGGAGCCGTCAACTCGAGTTCGAACTTCCACAGCGTGGTGGACAAAACCTGCGAGGGATCGTCGGCGAAGCCGATCAGGATCTTGATCGCTTCCCAGTTGTCGGTGCAGGCGGGCTCGATGAAGCTGGCGGGCGGATAAAAATCGTAGAAGCCGATGCTGCTGGGCGACATTTCGAAGGTGAAGCTGATGATGCCGTGCTCGCCGTAAGCCCAGTCAAGCGTGTCGCCGTTGGTGATGTACAAATCGGACGACTGCTCCGGCGTGTAGCCGTTTTCAGCCGCCATCGCCTGCGCCATACGCTGGTGCGTTTGATAATCGAGCGTGTTGGCAAGCGCGTCGTAGGTGTAGCCCCACGGATAAAGAATCAGCTCGGCGTAGGTGTGCAGCGAAACCAGCGAGGTGATGTTTTCGTGGTCTTCGACGAAATCGCGGAACGCCTGGGTTTCGAGTTCCGAAAACGCCGCCGTGCCCCGGTAGGTCTCGTCGCATTCGTCGGGCGAGGAACCCGAACCGCCCCACATGTAGCCGTAGTTGCGGTTGAGATCGACGCCCATGCAGCTCGGGTTGGAATTCGGGTTGCGGTTCTTGCGCCAGTAGTCAAAACCCTGCGAACGGTCGTATTCGGCGCCGTCGGGGTTGGCATTGGGTAGCACGAAGATCTCGTGATTGTTCACGTAAACCGTCGTCTGCTCGTCGATGCCGTAACCTTCCACCAACTCCTGTGCGACGTAGAGAGCCACCTCGGGCGTCAGGATTTCGCGGGCGTGGTGGTTGGCCACGACCACCGCGGCGCTTTCCGAAAGCTCGTCGACCAGCGGGTTGTCGCTGATCTTCAGGCACCAGATGTCACGGCCTTCGAGCGTCTGGCCGATGGAATAAAGATTCGTGATTTGGGGTCTTTCCAGCGCCAGCGCCTGCAAGGCGGCGACCTGTTCGCCGTAATCATGGTAGGCTTCGTAACCCGCCGGCATTTCCTTCGGCCCGGGCAGAACGTCGTAGCTGAAGC
This region includes:
- a CDS encoding zinc carboxypeptidase — its product is MKTRIISLVVLILLLGALPAFAEDFRAERQFLRIYTMDKFDRTVVSQLGFAIDNVDLKAGYMEAWVPTRLFSKLRELGFSYDVLPGPKEMPAGYEAYHDYGEQVAALQALALERPQITNLYSIGQTLEGRDIWCLKISDNPLVDELSESAAVVVANHHAREILTPEVALYVAQELVEGYGIDEQTTVYVNNHEIFVLPNANPDGAEYDRSQGFDYWRKNRNPNSNPSCMGVDLNRNYGYMWGGSGSSPDECDETYRGTAAFSELETQAFRDFVEDHENITSLVSLHTYAELILYPWGYTYDALANTLDYQTHQRMAQAMAAENGYTPEQSSDLYITNGDTLDWAYGEHGIISFTFEMSPSSIGFYDFYPPASFIEPACTDNWEAIKILIGFADDPSQVLSTTLWKFELELTAPTAVTVAWGSVAENSPHGWQVMRSLEENGTYAAVNDGYLPGNASPYTYVDEGLDPDTTYYYKLHFESWGTNDADFGPLSITTTSDDDDDDNDDNDDNDDNDSTDDDAADDDATDDDATDDDAADDDAADDDAADDDSTDDDSADDDAADDDASDDDDNDDDSGCGC